The genomic segment ATTAGAGCATTGAATTCAATGTTCATGGCTTCTTTCCATTATGGCTTGATTAGGACCGCCTTAACATTTCCTGTTCTTTGTCATCTTCATAAACCTATATCAATCCAATGTATGTTTACTTAGGCTTGTAAATTCTAATTTTGCTTTTGGTCACCATCTAGTGAGTGTTGGTGTTGGGTCGATTACTTTTAGTTTCAGTTTGACTATTGTTTTCTACTAACTCTGTTAATGTTAAACATTCTTCTTGACTTTTTCTTAATGTATTTCTATCAGTCAAAGATTCACCAATATGTCTTTCATTTGTACTTTTGTTGAACCTGTGGTTTCTTCATGATGACTTATAGTATTGTTGTCTAATTCAAGAGTATTATTGATAATGATACCTATAAAGTAATTAGGAAGCAAAACTGACATAGGTTCagttaattcttttaaataatttcttgtgTCAATGAAACCTTCATGAAAATGGAAGTGATTCTCATTGAAAATCACATGTcatgaaatgaaaattatttcatGAAAGTTAATGCATTTATATCCTTTGTGTGAACTACTGTATTTAAGAAACACACACCTAGTTGTATGAAACTGGAGCTTATTTTGATTGTACGGTTTAAGACAAGGATAACAGACACAACCAAAAGGTTTCAAGTTTTCATAGTCAGGTTCTTTCTTGTAAACCAAAGAGTATGGACTTTTGTTTGGATTTATTGATGATGATAGTCTATTTATTAGGTAAGCAACAATTGAGAAGGCTTCCCACCAGTAGTGTAGGGGTATTTTGGCTTGTGCTAATAGGGTTAGGCCAAGTTTAGCAACATATTTGTTGTTTCTCTTAGCCTTGCTATTTTGTTGAGAGGTTTAAGGACAAGATATTCTAAATATAATTCTTGATTATGAGACAATCCTTTGAACAATTTAAATTCACCACTTCTATCAcattaatgattttaatttttctgttaaaCTGATTTTCAACCATAGCTTTGAAAATGGTGAAGGCATATATAGTTTCTGATTTTTGCTTTAAGTAAAAATTCATGTGAAGCTACTAAAATGATCAAATGAACATATATTTGAACCCAAATGGAGACAAAATTGGAGCACAACCCCTAACATTAGtatgaattaaatctaaaatttcatTAGCATGTGAGGAAGAGTCTTTAAAAGACAACATATGCAATTTCCCAAATTgacaaattttacaaaatgtGAATGAATCACTAAATGATGTTTTCACATTGCATTTCCTTCAATACCTTTTCCAGAACTTTATTGTTGGGATGTCCAAGTTTCATGTGTCAACTTTCTTTAAGAGACATATTTATTGTCACAGTTTATACAAGCCAGTTTTAAGCTTTAGAAGAGTTGTCACAGACAATTTTTCCTTCACAAAGCAACCATTTTCATCAAACTCAACAAGAATATTGTTGTCAGTAGTCAATTTTGAAATACTCAACAAAATTTTGGTGATTTTTGAAACATAAAGAACATCATGCAGTGTGGCTAATACTTTTGCATACCTGACATATTAGTTTAGACATCCTACCTCTTCCTCTGTCACCTTTCGTGCTTTTGAAATTAGAACATCTTCAATCATTTTGGGACCCAAATTTGTTGCATTTGGACTCATCCTTGATAGAAAACTTTGCGAAGGCATTTAGATTAAAGCTATTGAGATTATTGAGTTGATCTAATCAAATTTCAAAGGTTAAAATTTGGGTTTGCATTCAACCCAACTGATGTTAATCTGATCAGACAGTTTAATCTAGATTGCAATCAGGATCCAAATCATTTAGTGTATGAATAACTAAATCAGAGTTAGAAATTGGTGAACCTGGCAGCTTTAACTTATCAGTAAGGTTTTTCATCTTGCTAAGATATTGCTCCATCTTTATTTCTCGTTTCTATGTGTTATGAAATTCATATTTAAGATAGACAATTATGGATATGGTGTGCACATCAGCAAGACTTGGAGCTTCATCCTAAAGctgtttaaatgtttaataatgAAGCAATTGAGTTTCAATGTCAATTAACATAGAATCCATCAACAATCCTAAAATGAATTGATCATGGGCTTGCCAATCCTCATAACTAGGATTGACTTTTATTGTCGTGTTATCTGTAACAATGAATTGATCATGACATTCTATTGTTCCTAGTATATAGCCATCCAATTTATACCCTCTAATAACTAGTAATACTAGAGATTTTCATAGTGGATAATTGTCTTTGTCCAACTTGACAAAGATTGTAGATGAGAGGTCATTTTTCTAGCTGGCAGCGGATAACATGATTATTATGGTTATAGATCAAAAGCTTGGATACCAAGAGAAAGAAAGGTATTGAATcatctatttttcattaataagaACTTTTCCATGGGAATTAATGAGGTACTAAGCTTCATAAGCAAAATGTGTATATTGAAAGATAGTAAATTGAGGAATATGAGTTTGAGAGGAGGTTACAAAAGCTGAAGTAGCCTACATTAGATATGTTTAAGATGTAACaagatttaaagaaattttttagtAGTGTAAAAAAGTGTGGCTTAATTTGTAACACCATGCCTAAATAATCAAAAGCCTAAAGTGAAAAGCCAAATATCAAGCAATTATAAATAAGATTACAATCATAACTTTTATTACCCAATATCCATGAGGACAATATGTCGTATGAGTCATAGCTAAAGTTAATAAACAATGCTCACTTATTTTTACTTAACTTAAGGATGTTCATTAAGAATTTGACCCAATTGTATATTAGATAGATTTCAAGCCTACGTGGTGCATTTGGAAGTAGTGTACCTGATATAAATTCTATATTCACCTCTAGGTTTTGGAGAAAATTACATGAGGTTCTATGGATTCAATGAAGGCTTTGTTCTCATATTATCCTAAGTTGATGGTCAATCAACAAGGGATTCATTCTTTGGAAGACTTGTTAAGCTTATGTATTATTGACCACCTTGAAAATtgtgatgaaattttattttggtaGAATTTACATACAATAATCATTTTAGACTAATATTTACACGACTTACTTTGAAGCCTATAGGAAAGAAAAGATATGACTTTGCTAGGTTGGTACCAATATGGACAAAACCtatttgttaaattataatttcttaagcAAATATATACTATAATGAAGGAACACAAGTCAACAAAAGTCTTGTATGGATTAGATGAGTtcatacttatatttatagCTAAAAATGATGCATTCTTTACAATGACACCTACTACAAATGTTAAGAAagtatttgtattaaaaaaattaacacttaAGTTGACCCATACAAATCATTTGATGTATTGTTTTCATGATTTATGAATTAACCTTATATATAGTATTTTTTACCTAAGTAAAAAGGTTCATCTTGAATTCAAGCCATATggaatcaaacaaaatttagatAAATGATGATATATCCTTTGAGACCAAACCCATATGAATTGTGAAACAAAATTATCTACCTAGTGAGAATGCTTTGAGGTGCTAAATCATGATACTCCAAGTTAgaagaaaagttgaaaaaactttatctttatttatttttttagtaagtgaattcttcaaaacaaaaaatttagttGTTAGGGAAATTACATGTTCATTCACTTTACTTTCTCAAACCTTTATCTCTAGCCTTTTTTCCTTTATTCTCTCTTGTTTTGAAATAATTTCTCGTATTTTTTTCACAATTAGATCTGACaatttgtataaataatataaatgttttgaaaCATCACATTAagactttataaaataattatgagtAAAATTATGCATGATATTTAAGATTGAATTGTATGGCACTTGACATTACATGttaacttaatttattattcaaaatattaagcatgcgatttttttagtgaaaaagatttttatgcttaattgaTGTAGTTATCAAATGTAAAAATGTTGGATGAACATGTTTGGGAAAGATTAaagataaatatgttaaaaaatttgtagataaacaaaagtaatttagttgaaatttatataaattaaatatttttaattttctttatttttttctttttttgaaataaaaaaatcttaaacatGAATCTAAGTCAGATTGTAAATCCTTTTATATATGTTCAATTcctaatattaatattaaatatttgcaGTTTTGTATAAGAAACAAATATAACTTTTTGTTAAGAGAGGGTGTGTTTTGTGTTCATTGAAGAACTTCTATGGCACGTGAGCGGCTGTTAGATGGTGAAGTTTGATCACGTGAGAGGAGATCGTTCATCGATCTTTGTTTCTGGTTTGACTGTGACGACGAAGCATTTCCTTTGATTTGTTCTGAATCTGAATGGCGACGAGAAATCGCACTCTGCTTTTCAGAAAACACAGAGATGCGTTGAAGGCTGTTCGCATTCCCTCCATCTCTTCGCCGCAGTCCACCTCCTCCCGCGGTGGCGGTGGCCCTGTCATCGAATTGGTCAGCTCTTCGCTTCTCAATCCCAATCGCTCTTACACTCCGCTTAGTACCGATGATCCTGGTAATTCGAGGTGCGCTTCATACAGATCTTACAATTTCACATTTCCATCGATTTTAGTTGTTATCGTGGATCAATTGTCCGAATTGCTTTTTATTTATCAGATCCGTAGCTTTTTAATTGATTCATGAATACGGCGAggaactatatatatatagaactGGGAGTATTCGCATTTACTCTTGAAGCTCGGCACTCAAAACACGAAGCATACCTGGAAGGAATTTTATATTAGTATTAGTAAAGTATATGTCTGGCATTATCCAGAGTTTTGTGGATTAACCGATGATTTGTATGTGGTGCACTCTTAATTTTTGCTGGTAAATAGAATTACAGGAGAAATGGGTAGTTTCTTCTAAATTTGGGCACTTgtcttataaaattattatgcaTATCTCACTTCCTTCTGTTTTCCACACGTGCATGTTTGAAGTTATTAGATAAGACTTGGAAATGATGTATTGTTCATTATTTCAATGGATACAGTCGTGGTCCAAATGCAGTCAATTTGGGGCTACCTCCTGCGTGGGTGGATTTATCGGAAGAAATATCAGCAAATGTGCAACGTGCACGCACAAAAATGGCCGAGTTGGCCAAGGCTCATGCAAAGGCTTTGATGCCGTCATTTGGAGATGGGAAAGAAGATCAACATGCTATTGAGACTCTAACACACGAGATAACTGACTTAATAAAGAGGTCGGAGAAGAGACTCAGAAGACTTTCTGCTTCTGGGCCTTCTGAGGATTCCAATGTCAGAAAAAACGTGCAGGTACAATTGCAGAACTCTTACAAAATACTAATGGGATAGATGATGGGCTTTTGCTTTTGCCCAAAAACAATGAATTCGTTTGATTCAACTTGAAATCTTTTGGACTCTTAGTTAACCAAGCATGAGACTCTTTCACAGTATCACTGGTATGGTCTGCTGCTTTTATATTTTAGGGGTAATGAAAGCAAGTTTATCTGGTAAAATATGAAGAACCGATACTTGCATCTACTCAAGGTATTGTATCTAATACATATCCAGTATCCGTCATACTTGGATACGTGGCGAATACTACATCCTTTTTATGGATGTTACTCAATAGGAAATACTATTGACACTATTATTGTCTTTAGGGAATATGCTGTGATTAGTGATGAcaatgatttataatttatattttctttttggttgTGTTTAGGAAGCATAGTCTTGCTTTGAATttttagaattgtaattttatttttgttctttttaagaAGCTTTTATACATATCTATATTGCATGTATCACATTCtctatatttttgtagtgatcaTATCATTGTATTGGATATATATGCATATTGCATTATTGTGCATCGTAGGAGAAACAAGAAGAATTACAACCAGTGCGGGGAGGTTGGAATTAAAAGACTACAATGTTCAACAGAGTTCCAGCTTCTCTATTATCAAATATGGAAACTCCATTTAAATTACTGCCTGGTGTGAACACCCCCGTAAATCAATGGCCCTATACCTTAAGAATGTGGCGACAGAAGGCTTAGTGACAATAACAATACTGTTCAATAACATCCATAGGCATGTAAACATCTTTAAAGATGCATGTACTTTGCTTCAACCAAATAATCACATCATCGCAATCTTTTGCCTCCTTTTTTATCAACcctttggattatgtaatgtaAAATTGTTCAAAGGCAAAAGGATAGAACCAATATTCTCCTATAGCACCAAAAATTTTGTTCTACAGGACTCCAGTTAGAACGCAGCAGAAAAAGTTATTGCACTGTGAGCTATATACCATGTTCCTGTATACAATTCTGCTCAATTTAGAATTAATCATGTGACAATCTAAGTTAACAGATTCAAATTCAGTTGAGATTATTCTGGCAGTCAAGTATTATAATGAGAACGAAGCAAGGAAGGGATGAGAAAAAGGCCTATGATGACCATTTACTTTTGTACTCTATTCATGTGGCTTAATGATTGCACAGTTTGCATCAAGTCATTCAAAAGTTTAATAGGTGTTTGGTTATGTAACTCTAATATTTAGATGTGCCTAGTTAGAGCTACGTGTATTAGCTTCCATGAATATTGGCGAAATAATAGCCAAACGCATGTAACTGAATTCAAACCAAACAAACTACTTTGCTTGATTAAATTAATCCAAATATCTATGTTGGAGTTGCTTGATTGGGGCAACTGTCACTATCATTGTCATTTATCAATAACCAAAAAGATGATTGGGTTATGCATGAATTGAGTCTATGATAGAGGCTTGACTTTTGAATGTGCAATTTCTATGTCTGAACTTAAGTTTTAACCATTTTCTGCCTTATTCTGGAACTTGCTACATGTACATGTTGAAcattttcttactttttgtACTGCATCAGCGATCTCTTGCTACTGACCTTCAGAACCTCTCTGTTGAGCTACGCAAGAAACAATCAACTTATTTAAAGCGCCTCAGACTACAGAAAGAGGTGAGAAAAAAAAGCCTATTGTTGTACCGTTCTTTCCTTGACTAACAGAAAATAAAGTACCATCTTTTTCTGGGCTTTTTTTGTTAACTTGCACAGTTGATTTTATGGTGACAattcaaaaaaccaaaaacaacacAAGCATGCAAATCAATTTGATTTACTTTATTTAGctcattaaattatatttccaaTTCTTATCCAAAGTTCTATATGAAAACTTCTTACCATACCgtcagttttattttatctgttgTGGCCAAATGATCTCATGGTAAATAGTATTTTTGAAGTTTTGGTCTTTAACCAAGTCAAATGGCATCATTAGTCCATTTAACTAACCTCTCCTAGTGGAACAAgactttgttgtttttgtgaCCAAGTGATTACTTGAAATTTCTTTCAATTGGATAACAAGTAATAAAGTATacttgatattttatttatgttggaGATTTCCACCGAGTGAagatatgattaaattataatatttaagcGGATGTAAAACtcattttataagttaattttgtgaGTTTGAATTAGACTTGTTCACTTTCTAAAGCGGTATTAAAGTCTATTATAGCAAAGTTTATTATTGAATCACTCATTATTAAACCACTCTCATAGCACTCACAAATATCTAACTCCTCGCTCAAGATGTTCAATTTTCAGTATGAAAGAATGTGTTGAAGATTAACATTAATTAGAGATATGGAAAATTATAGTATACAAGTGGGTGtaactttcattttataaaccGATTTTGTGTGGTTGAATTTGGTTTAAAATTCatcttttaaaagttttgaaggaatatttataatgaaggaAACTGTACTGCATTACCTTATTCCTTCACCCGGTGTCTCTTGTATGGAGatgatttcaattttcatgTTATACACATCACTAAATAATTGATGAATTTTGTTTAAagcttttgcttttcattttattatattgcagGGTCAAGATGGAGTTGATCTAGAGATCAATTTGAATGGAGGTAAATCAagatttgaagatgatgatttaGATAATATGGTActtatttttctgtttcattGTTTTTTAGTTCACTTATTTGTTTGTTGAGTACAGAATATGTGGGCCCAATAATTTTGTCCTTGCTCAGATTATTGGCTATTTATTTTGCTGGAAGATTAATTGACAAATTATATTGTCCATATGGTCATCACACCCCTGCCGTAGTTTGATATATGCTATTTGATTGCTAATGCTATCAAATTATTCACATCTAGGTATTTAATGAGCATCAAATGGCCAAGCTGAAGAAAAGTGAAGCATTCACagtagaaagagaaaaagagatcCAGCAGGTAAGTAAAAGTTGCATTTATGCACTGTTACTAATGACTTGTTTTGTGTTCTAGTTGGACTTAGAACCTTTTTGTTGTTTGCTTTTATAGGTTGTGGAATCTGTGAACGAGCTTGCTCAGATCATGAAGGATTTATCAGTACTAGTCATAGACCAGGTCAGCAGATACCCTCCTGTGAGGAAGTTGACAAATTTCTTTATTCAACACTTTTTACTCATTAACATCCTCTATACATAGGGAACCATCGTCGATAGAATAGACTACAACATTCAGAATGTTGCAACCACAGTCGAGGATGGGCTTAAACAGCTGCAGAAGGTCCTACTTCAGTTCTGCTATTTTAATTTGGCAGTACTCATTCTCTTATCACTTTTCCCCTATGATAATAATTTGGTTTATGGGACATGCAGGCAGAGAGAACTCAGAAAAAAGGGGGTATGGTAATGTGTGCTACTGTGCTTGTCATCATGTGCTTCGTAATGTTGGTTCTCTTAATCATTAAGGAAATTATTTTGTGATCAGTGGtgatattcaatttatttttaatatctggTCACCCCTCATTTGTGCGACCTTTCATTTGGCACCATATCCATTGTCTACTCGGATAGTTACGCGACTTGTCAGTGAAGACCAAGCAGTTTTGGAGTAGACGAGccataatttttttgtatgtaGAGACCATATAAATTCtcttggagtttttttttttttttccttttaccaCTGAGTGGGGAGGTAGGGTGGATTAGGTGTGTAGAAGCACAAGAACTTTTAGAAATTGGTGTGATATAGTAGGAAAGGATACATAAGGACAGAAAAATGTATAGAGCGGTTGTATGAACCTCTACTTGGGCATTTTTTTTACCTGCGGAATGCATAGTTCCttttcatacaatttttttctttgattgagAAAATAAATCTGAATTTATTGATTGATGAAACCTGCGGAACTCGGTGCTCACTTCCTTTTCATATATGTTACTTACTTTGATTAATGAAAGAATTCTGAATTCATgggtgaaaagtaaaaatagtaCCGGGTGGAACTGAATGCATACTTTTAAGTTATCTAATATTTATCGTGAATGGTAATTTGTTAGAAAACACTACtcagataaaaaaattgatcgaaaaatataaaattgaaaatatgattGCGTTGAGTAAAGTGAGTTTACAAAAAGTGTAACAATTTTTACACAAACTAAAGAACGAATCTTCCAACTTATTTTTGAAGTTTAGTTGAGTTTTATGCATTATGACTAGTACACATTTTAGGAGTGTTGAATAAAAGCAGATCATCGTGGGCATCGATACCTGGAGTTTGAAACAATTTCACCGCCGCAATTTAGATCCAACTATCTTAGGCAAGAGCTACACTATATCGCTATACATAAACAATAATGCTTTCACAACCAACTTGATATGTATAACTAATTCgtaatacttttaataataataaaaataataatatactttaATAGGACTTATCAATAAAACCATAACGTTACAATCCAATTTTTAAAGTGTGTTATATGGACTTATCAAGTTATTAAATCCATTTTGAGCcaagaaaaactaaattaattacgAATCTACATTGCATTATCTTGTATCCGCTACAAATAAGCTGTTGTAGCTCGGTTTGATAGAGCACCTAAAACTCAAACAATAAAAGCTTACAACtttataaagctttt from the Vigna angularis cultivar LongXiaoDou No.4 chromosome 3, ASM1680809v1, whole genome shotgun sequence genome contains:
- the LOC108324176 gene encoding syntaxin-43 codes for the protein MATRNRTLLFRKHRDALKAVRIPSISSPQSTSSRGGGGPVIELVSSSLLNPNRSYTPLSTDDPGNSSRGPNAVNLGLPPAWVDLSEEISANVQRARTKMAELAKAHAKALMPSFGDGKEDQHAIETLTHEITDLIKRSEKRLRRLSASGPSEDSNVRKNVQRSLATDLQNLSVELRKKQSTYLKRLRLQKEGQDGVDLEINLNGGKSRFEDDDLDNMVFNEHQMAKLKKSEAFTVEREKEIQQVVESVNELAQIMKDLSVLVIDQGTIVDRIDYNIQNVATTVEDGLKQLQKAERTQKKGGMVMCATVLVIMCFVMLVLLIIKEIIL